A single window of Rhodamnia argentea isolate NSW1041297 chromosome 5, ASM2092103v1, whole genome shotgun sequence DNA harbors:
- the LOC115750157 gene encoding ribonuclease 1 — protein MKSKCSILIHIVLLQCLVVLVASQGFDFFYFVQQWPGSYCDTEQSCCYPTTGKPAADFGIHGLWPNYNDGSYPSNCDPNSPFSPSEISDLQSSMQRSWPTLACPSSDGQQFWSHEWEKHGTCSESVLDQHAYFESALGLKQKVNLLQALTSSGITPGGSYSLTSIKDAITDAVGYTPWIECNKDSSGNSQLYQIYLCVDTSGSDLIKCPVFPHGACSSEIEFPSF, from the exons ATGAAGTCCAAATGTTCGATTCTGATCCATATCGTGTTGCTTCAATGCCTAGTGGTCCTCGTCGCATCGCAAGGCTTTGATTTCTTCTACTTCGTTCAGCAG TGGCCCGGGTCATACTGCGACACAGAGCAGTCCTGTTGCTATCCGACCACTGGGAAGCCAGCAGCGGATTTCGGGATTCATGGGCTCTGGCCTAATTACAACGACGGCTCGTACCCGTCCAACTGCGATCCCAACAGCCCCTTCAGCCCGTCGGAG ATATCGGACCTCCAAAGTAGTATGCAGAGGAGCTGGCCAACACTGGCGTGCCCGAGCAGCGATGGCCAACAGTTCTGGTCGCACGAATGGGAGAAACACGGTACCTGCTCGGAGTCTGTCCTTGATCAACACGCTTACTTCGAATCGGCTCTCGGCCTCAAGCAGAAGGTTAACCTCCTCCAAGCACTGACAAGCTCAG GAATCACACCAGGAGGCTCATACAGCTTAACGAGCATAAAAGACGCTATCACGGATGCAGTAGGGTACACTCCGTGGATCGAGTGCAACAAGGACTCCTCCGGGAACTCCCAGCTTTACCAGATTTACCTGTGCGTCGACACTTCCGGGTCCGACCTAATCAAATGTCCTGTGTTTCCTCATGGCGCGTGCTCTTCAGAGATCGAGTTCCCTTCTTTTTAG